The following are from one region of the Gadus chalcogrammus isolate NIFS_2021 chromosome 19, NIFS_Gcha_1.0, whole genome shotgun sequence genome:
- the mapk10 gene encoding mitogen-activated protein kinase 10 — MSKSKVDNQFYSVEVGDSTFTVLKRYQNLKPIGSGAQGIVCAGYDAVLDRNVAIKKLSRPFQNQTHSKRAYRELVLMKCVNHKNIISLLNVFTPQKSLEEFQDVYLVMELMDANLCQVIQMELDHERMSYLLYQMLCGIKHLHAAGIIHRDLKPSNIVVKSDCTLKILDFGLARTAGTSFMMTPYVVTRYYRAPEVILGMGYKENVDMWSVGCIFGEVVRGTVLFPGTDHIDQWNKVIEQLGTPQAEFMKKLQPTVRNYVENRPKYAGLTFPKLFPDCLFPADSEHNKLKASQARDLLSKMLIIDPSKRISVDEALQHPYINVWYDPAEVEAARDLVQISMPPPAIYDKQLDEREHSIDEWKELIYKEVMNFEERTKNGVVKGQPSPSGAAVNSSESLPPSTSVNDISSMSTDQTLASDTDSSLETSVGPLGCCR, encoded by the exons ATGAGTAAAAGCAAAGTGGACAACCAGTTCTACAGCGTGGAAGTGGGAGACTCTACCTTCACAGTCCTAAAGCGCTACCAGAATCTCAAGCCCATTGGCTCTGGGGCCCAGGGCATCGTATG CGCGGGCTACGATGCGGTCCTGGACAGAAATGTGGCCATCAAAAAGCTGAGCAGACCGTTCCAGAACCAGACGCACTCTAAGAGGGCGTACCGGGAACTAGTGCTCATGAAATGTGTCAACCACAAAAAC ATCATcagtttattaaatgttttcacACCACAGAAATCATTAGAGGAATTCCAAGATGT GTATCTCGTGATGGAGCTAATGGATGCCAACCTGTGCCAGGTGATCCAGATGGAGCTGGACCACGAGAGGATGTCCTACCTGCTCTACCAGATGCTCTGTGGCATCAAGCACCTGCATGCCGCCGGCATCATCCACAGG GACCTGAAGCCAAGCAATATCGTGGTAAAGTCAGACTGCACCCTGAAGATCTTGGATTTCGGCCTGGCCAGGACAGCTGGCACCAGCTTCATGATGACCCCCTACGTGGTGACCAGATACTACAGAGCGCCAGAGGTCATCCTGGGCATGGGCTACAAGGAGAACG tggACATGTGGTCAGTGGGCTGTATCTTTGGAGAGGTGGTAAGAGGCACAGTGCTTTTCCCTGGGACTGACC ACATCGACCAATGGAACAAGGTCATAGAGCAGCTGGGCACGCCGCAAGCAGAGTTCATGAAGAAGCTGCAGCCCACGGTCCGCAACTACGTGGAGAACCGGCCAAAGTACGCCGGCCTCACCTTCCCCAAGCTCTTCCCAGACTGCCTGTTCCCGGCAGACTCTGAGCACAACAAACTCAAAG CCAGTCAGGCCAGAGACCTGCTGTCCAAGATGCTGATCATAGACCCCTCTAAGAGGATATCAGTGGACGAGGCCCTGCAGCACCCCTACATCAACGTGTGGTACGACCCAGCCGAGGTGGAGGCG GCCCGAGATCTCGTCCAAATATCAATG CCTCCACCTGCGATCTACGACAAGCAGCTGGATGAGAGAGAACACTCCATTGATGAATGGAAAG AGCTGATCTACAAAGAGGTGATGAACTTTGAGGAGAGAACGAAGAATGGCGTTGTGAAGGGCCAGCCTTCACCCTCAG GTGCAGCCGTGAACAGCAGCGAGAGCCTCCCTCCGTCCACCTCCGTCAACGACATCTCCTCCATGTCCACCGACCAGACCCTGGCTTCAGACACCGACAGCAGCCTGGAGACCTCCGTGGGGCCGCTGGGGTGCTGCAGGTGA